In Legionella cardiaca, a genomic segment contains:
- the cmpA gene encoding C-OmpA-like family protein CmpA produces the protein MLYQRAMKPFVFMSLISLALSSCYKYHPPYNNFKPYRRVYVTTPPGTVVGTAAMAAAGGPVIAGTLVGTAIGAGTGAWKDSKSQLIKQIRRHEIEYIQYGDTVTFVIPTDRYFMFNSPRLNELCFPGLALLIKLIKTFPPCCSIYVAGFTNDVGSREHKQKLTQAQAEAMLTFLWANDIPAQRLNAEGYGDKNPVSDNQLIHGSAQNRRLEIQVFYSCPSQTSQAVPFTGYIK, from the coding sequence ATGTTATACCAGCGTGCCATGAAGCCTTTCGTGTTCATGAGCTTAATATCTTTAGCATTAAGTAGTTGCTACAAATATCACCCTCCTTATAACAATTTTAAGCCTTATCGTCGTGTTTATGTCACAACACCCCCAGGAACCGTCGTTGGTACAGCAGCCATGGCTGCTGCAGGTGGCCCGGTGATTGCTGGTACATTGGTTGGTACGGCAATTGGTGCAGGTACAGGCGCTTGGAAAGATAGCAAGAGTCAACTCATTAAACAGATTAGACGACATGAAATCGAGTATATCCAATATGGAGATACCGTCACTTTTGTCATACCTACCGATCGTTATTTCATGTTTAATAGTCCTCGCCTAAATGAACTTTGCTTTCCTGGTTTAGCTTTATTAATTAAATTGATAAAAACCTTCCCACCCTGTTGTTCTATTTATGTAGCAGGATTTACCAATGATGTGGGCTCTCGTGAACATAAACAAAAACTGACACAAGCCCAAGCAGAAGCCATGCTAACATTTTTGTGGGCTAATGACATTCCAGCTCAGCGATTAAACGCTGAAGGTTATGGCGATAAAAATCCCGTTTCTGATAACCAACTTATCCATGGCAGCGCTCAAAATCGCCGCCTGGAAATTCAAGTTTTCTATAGCTGTCCGTCACAGACATCTCAAGCGGTACCTTTTACTGGCTATATAAAATAA
- a CDS encoding potassium transporter Kup has product MIKKTSSLSLALGALGVVYGDIGTSPLYAVRETLSGLPINAVDVYGILSLILWSLIIIISVKYLIFVFRADNEGEGGILALLALLKQKKTKHEHLFYLLSIFGAGLIIGDGMLTPAISVTSAVEGLKIVSSSFDDWIIPLACVILILLFIMQSKGTGKIGAAFGPILLMWFITIGILGFIQIIKNPAILQAINPYYAWEFLYTQGLRGYFLLGGVFLAITGGEALYADIGHFGKNAIRYSWFFVALPSLTLNYYGQGANLLLHPESIENPFYFLAPDWFFIPLLILSTAATVIASQAVISATFSITKQAVLLGLYPRLPIIQTSKEHAGQIYIPQVNFFLLIGTLILIFTFKSSSGMAHAYGIAVNLDMLLVSTMVAYAARKVWNWSLLHVFSIFSVFIFIDLAFLGANSHKFLTGGWVPVLFALVVAVVMFTWNNGMEFLRKNFYMQKEDITRIIKQLRYKSLNQLPGVTGIFITDTYDQSGGSFLHFLKLSLAVPENILIVNYIVENRPHIYGNHRYEFNQLASKICQLTLHYGFMDTVSIPDALQKLNEKKLLAFEVNVEGATYLVEIPNVMASKAKKTLTFHWQEKLFAFLIRNYSANLNIEFYKLPYNRTIAIGTYCII; this is encoded by the coding sequence ATGATTAAGAAAACCTCTTCTTTATCGTTAGCGCTTGGAGCATTAGGTGTTGTTTATGGCGATATTGGAACCAGTCCCCTATATGCGGTTCGAGAAACGCTAAGTGGGCTTCCCATTAATGCTGTTGATGTCTATGGAATATTGTCGCTTATTTTATGGTCATTAATTATCATTATTTCAGTTAAATATCTTATTTTTGTTTTTCGCGCTGATAATGAAGGCGAAGGCGGAATTCTTGCGTTATTAGCATTATTAAAGCAAAAAAAGACAAAGCACGAGCATTTATTTTATTTACTCTCTATTTTTGGCGCTGGGCTTATTATCGGCGATGGCATGTTAACTCCCGCTATCTCGGTTACTTCAGCAGTTGAAGGGTTAAAAATTGTTTCTTCAAGTTTTGATGATTGGATTATTCCGCTTGCATGCGTGATTTTGATACTCTTATTTATTATGCAATCAAAAGGAACAGGAAAAATTGGCGCCGCCTTTGGTCCTATTCTGCTAATGTGGTTTATTACTATTGGTATTCTAGGTTTTATACAAATCATCAAGAACCCAGCAATTTTACAAGCAATCAATCCTTATTATGCTTGGGAATTTTTATATACCCAGGGACTTAGAGGTTATTTTTTACTAGGTGGTGTATTCCTCGCAATCACAGGGGGTGAAGCTCTATATGCCGATATTGGTCATTTTGGTAAGAATGCTATTCGCTATAGTTGGTTTTTTGTAGCCTTGCCCAGTTTAACACTTAATTATTACGGTCAGGGAGCAAATTTATTGCTTCATCCGGAGTCTATAGAAAATCCATTTTATTTTCTTGCGCCCGATTGGTTTTTTATTCCTTTATTAATTTTATCAACCGCTGCCACGGTCATTGCGTCGCAAGCAGTTATTTCAGCAACATTCTCTATTACCAAGCAAGCAGTTTTATTGGGACTTTATCCAAGATTGCCAATTATTCAAACATCAAAAGAACATGCCGGACAAATTTACATTCCCCAAGTCAACTTTTTCCTCCTTATTGGAACGCTGATTCTTATTTTTACTTTCAAAAGTTCAAGTGGTATGGCGCATGCCTACGGAATAGCAGTTAATCTGGATATGTTACTGGTTAGTACGATGGTTGCCTATGCTGCAAGGAAAGTGTGGAATTGGTCACTATTACATGTGTTTTCCATATTTAGTGTTTTTATTTTTATTGATCTCGCGTTTTTAGGAGCTAATTCTCATAAATTTTTAACGGGTGGTTGGGTTCCGGTATTATTTGCCTTGGTTGTTGCTGTAGTAATGTTCACCTGGAACAATGGAATGGAGTTTTTGCGTAAGAATTTTTATATGCAAAAAGAAGATATCACCAGAATCATTAAGCAATTGCGTTATAAATCACTTAATCAATTACCGGGTGTTACAGGTATTTTTATTACGGATACTTATGATCAAAGTGGTGGCAGTTTTCTACATTTTTTAAAATTAAGTTTAGCGGTTCCGGAAAATATTCTCATAGTAAACTATATCGTGGAAAATCGGCCTCATATATACGGTAATCATCGCTATGAATTCAATCAGTTAGCTTCTAAAATCTGCCAGCTAACATTACATTATGGCTTTATGGATACCGTTTCAATTCCTGATGCTTTGCAAAAACTGAATGAGAAAAAGCTGCTTGCTTTTGAGGTGAATGTAGAGGGAGCCACCTATTTAGTAGAAATACCTAATGTCATGGCTTCTAAGGCGAAGAAAACATTGACATTCCATTGGCAAGAAAAGTTATTTGCTTTCCTTATTCGCAATTATTCTGCGAACTTAAATATAGAATTTTATAAGTTACCCTATAACCGCACAATTGCTATTGGAACGTATTGTATAATTTAG
- a CDS encoding N-acetylmuramoyl-L-alanine amidase-like domain-containing protein, translated as MDVFYHRVKLFPQIIFLSCFALLSFKTSAQVHPKQEQANAIINELYHNLNNIPKFDMAARLETISAQFLGTEYLLGALGEGAKARFDQAPRYRIDAFDCDTYVTTVLALALASNTTDFKQCLCKIRYEKGRVAYINRNHFTSLDWNQNNQQQGFVKDITENFKDANNQPVAQIATALIDKPSWYQHLNLKNIRLYPQNEQEQLQRLADLKNRGSKLPQILSKLPYIPLTALFDAEGKANQYLFSQIPNASIIEIVRPNWELREAIGTNLNVSHLGFAFWKNGVLFFREASSIHGRVVDVPLIEYLQEARTSPTIKGINVQVIVPQNPLPNGCSAAESH; from the coding sequence ATGGATGTGTTTTATCACCGCGTAAAATTATTCCCTCAGATTATTTTTCTTAGTTGTTTTGCCCTTTTATCTTTCAAGACAAGCGCCCAGGTTCATCCCAAACAGGAACAAGCCAACGCAATCATTAACGAACTATACCACAACTTGAATAACATACCGAAATTTGATATGGCCGCCCGGCTTGAAACCATAAGCGCCCAATTTTTAGGAACAGAATATTTGCTAGGGGCTTTAGGAGAGGGAGCTAAAGCGCGTTTCGACCAAGCGCCTCGCTATCGCATCGATGCGTTTGACTGTGATACTTATGTAACAACCGTCTTAGCGCTAGCACTTGCTAGTAACACCACTGATTTTAAGCAATGTCTGTGTAAAATTCGTTATGAAAAAGGTCGTGTTGCCTATATCAACCGTAATCATTTTACTTCGCTTGATTGGAATCAAAACAATCAACAACAAGGCTTTGTCAAAGACATTACGGAAAATTTTAAGGATGCTAACAATCAGCCTGTTGCCCAAATTGCTACAGCTTTGATTGATAAACCATCTTGGTATCAGCATCTTAATCTCAAAAATATACGTTTATATCCTCAAAATGAACAAGAACAATTACAGCGGTTAGCCGATTTAAAAAATCGAGGCAGTAAACTACCTCAGATTCTATCAAAATTACCGTATATCCCGCTAACTGCTTTATTTGACGCGGAAGGAAAGGCTAATCAATATTTATTTTCGCAAATTCCCAACGCTTCAATTATTGAAATAGTGCGGCCTAACTGGGAATTACGAGAAGCGATTGGTACTAATTTGAATGTCTCTCATCTAGGCTTCGCTTTTTGGAAAAATGGCGTTCTTTTCTTTAGAGAAGCTTCTTCAATTCATGGTCGCGTGGTGGATGTTCCTTTAATTGAGTATCTGCAAGAAGCAAGAACCAGCCCTACTATTAAAGGGATCAATGTGCAAGTAATAGTCCCTCAAAATCCTTTGCCCAATGGCTGTAGTGCTGCAGAAAGTCATTAG
- a CDS encoding nucleoside recognition domain-containing protein, producing MLNVIWLSMIFLSVVVGVIQGRLDQVVQAVTDSAKFGFEIALGLTGIMTLWLGIMGIASESGLVTRFARLLRPIMRPLFPDVPVEHPAMGAMILNIAANMLGLANAATPFGLQAMKELQTLNKNGQQASDAMCTFLAINTSSIQLIPATAIAFLAANGSSQPSSIIVSALGATLVSTVVAIVAVKQLAKLPSYRIKGQVTNE from the coding sequence ATGCTAAATGTAATATGGTTATCGATGATTTTTCTTTCCGTGGTTGTTGGTGTCATCCAAGGGCGCCTTGATCAAGTTGTCCAAGCAGTTACAGATTCAGCAAAATTTGGTTTTGAAATTGCTCTAGGGCTTACTGGAATTATGACCTTGTGGCTAGGGATCATGGGAATTGCTTCTGAATCAGGACTGGTTACTCGTTTTGCCAGGCTTTTAAGACCGATTATGCGGCCTCTTTTTCCCGATGTCCCTGTCGAACATCCTGCTATGGGTGCCATGATTTTAAATATTGCGGCCAATATGTTGGGGTTGGCAAATGCAGCAACACCATTTGGGTTGCAAGCAATGAAAGAACTGCAGACACTGAATAAAAATGGGCAACAAGCAAGTGACGCGATGTGCACATTTCTGGCGATTAATACGTCTAGCATCCAATTAATTCCTGCAACAGCCATCGCTTTTCTTGCAGCAAACGGTAGTTCACAACCTAGTAGTATTATTGTTAGTGCCTTAGGAGCCACTTTGGTTTCAACCGTTGTTGCAATTGTTGCCGTAAAACAATTAGCCAAGTTACCTTCTTATCGTATAAAAGGACAAGTGACCAATGAGTAG
- a CDS encoding spore maturation protein: MSSFAHQLSNSLFLAFIVGIPLYGVIKKINVFDAFTTGAKQGFETVINIIPYLIAMLVAIGMLRASGFFELLNQLLGPVLSALGMPSDLLPLALIRPFSGSASTGVMAEIIHEHGGDALISKMAATMMGSTETTFYVVAIYFGVVGIKRTRHAIPAGLLADLAGVIASVLICRYLFA; this comes from the coding sequence ATGAGTAGTTTTGCACACCAGCTTTCAAATAGCTTGTTTTTAGCTTTTATTGTGGGCATACCACTCTATGGTGTTATTAAAAAAATTAATGTTTTTGATGCCTTTACCACCGGAGCAAAACAAGGATTTGAGACGGTTATCAATATTATTCCCTACTTGATTGCCATGCTTGTTGCGATAGGAATGTTGCGTGCCTCAGGCTTTTTTGAACTTTTAAATCAACTTCTTGGCCCCGTTTTGTCTGCTTTAGGCATGCCCTCAGACTTATTACCTTTAGCATTAATCAGACCTTTTTCAGGCAGTGCTTCAACAGGGGTTATGGCAGAGATTATTCATGAACACGGAGGCGATGCGCTAATTTCCAAGATGGCCGCGACAATGATGGGAAGTACAGAAACAACCTTTTATGTGGTGGCAATTTATTTTGGTGTTGTTGGTATTAAGCGCACAAGACATGCTATTCCTGCGGGGTTATTGGCTGATTTGGCCGGCGTGATTGCCAGCGTACTGATTTGTCGCTACTTATTTGCTTAA
- a CDS encoding peptidoglycan DD-metalloendopeptidase family protein: MDQQPNVSLQSTNKPSKLVALIALVIAFALPFILVKSFPHKHKTNYTPSELPSVNLEVKPTQLVTIPKADEEERKPASSLASVKLSAKDKVPAGSIPTKISEKKPATVEATKLQPATKNPPPVNTVTNNEWIVVKTRRGDSLATVFKRLGLGPQTLQTIMRDNPHNKQLSHLQTEQSLEFLIKKHTLEKMVMPISNMQTLVIYREGQHYKSKINSPKTTNRNRVVTATVRGSLYGTAKRNNIPYKLVQQMTEVFTWDINFAKDIRAGDQFTIVYQGQYIGDKLVGAGDVLAVSYKTRGKTYQAVRHTDRSGHSDFYSPQGTSLKKAFDRYPLRFSHISSTFSLSRYHPILHYRRAHKGVDLAAPIGTPIRATGDGRIEIIGRQSGYGNMIKISHNKTYSSIYGHMLKFQKGLSRGSYVKRGQVIGYVGQTGLASGPHCHYEFHINHQPRNPTTVDLPRGFPISGRELANFKAKSASLLALLKMSDGSHLVKR, encoded by the coding sequence ATGGATCAACAACCCAATGTCTCATTACAAAGTACGAATAAACCATCTAAGTTGGTAGCTCTTATCGCTTTGGTGATTGCATTCGCCTTGCCTTTTATTTTGGTTAAATCTTTTCCTCATAAACATAAAACCAATTACACTCCTAGTGAACTACCGTCGGTTAACCTTGAAGTCAAACCAACACAATTGGTCACTATACCTAAAGCAGACGAAGAAGAACGTAAACCTGCTTCCTCGCTTGCTAGTGTCAAACTATCAGCTAAAGATAAAGTTCCGGCCGGATCCATACCTACTAAAATTTCGGAAAAAAAGCCTGCAACAGTTGAAGCAACGAAGTTACAACCAGCTACTAAAAATCCACCACCAGTTAATACGGTAACCAATAATGAATGGATCGTAGTAAAAACACGACGAGGGGATTCACTCGCAACTGTCTTTAAGCGATTAGGCCTAGGTCCACAAACACTGCAAACAATCATGCGCGATAATCCTCACAACAAACAGCTATCGCATTTACAAACTGAGCAATCATTGGAATTTTTAATTAAAAAACACACCCTAGAAAAAATGGTTATGCCCATCTCAAATATGCAAACATTGGTTATATATCGGGAAGGACAACATTATAAAAGCAAAATTAATTCTCCTAAGACAACAAATCGCAACCGCGTTGTCACTGCTACGGTTCGTGGATCACTCTATGGCACAGCAAAACGTAATAATATTCCTTACAAACTTGTGCAACAGATGACTGAAGTATTTACCTGGGACATTAATTTCGCCAAAGATATACGTGCAGGTGATCAATTTACTATTGTTTATCAAGGTCAATACATTGGAGATAAGCTGGTAGGAGCTGGTGATGTTTTGGCTGTCAGCTATAAAACACGAGGGAAAACATATCAGGCAGTTCGTCATACAGACAGAAGCGGCCATTCTGATTTTTATTCACCTCAAGGAACCAGTTTAAAGAAAGCGTTTGATCGTTACCCACTTCGCTTTAGCCATATCAGTTCAACATTTAGTCTTTCTCGTTATCATCCTATTCTGCATTATCGTCGTGCTCACAAAGGCGTTGATCTGGCGGCACCTATTGGTACACCCATTCGCGCTACGGGTGATGGTCGTATTGAAATTATCGGACGCCAAAGTGGCTACGGTAATATGATTAAGATCAGTCATAATAAAACCTATAGCTCAATCTATGGACATATGTTGAAATTCCAAAAGGGATTATCTCGTGGTTCCTATGTAAAACGTGGACAAGTCATTGGCTATGTCGGGCAAACAGGATTAGCTTCCGGCCCTCATTGTCACTATGAGTTTCATATTAATCATCAACCCAGAAATCCTACTACGGTTGATTTACCGCGCGGCTTCCCAATCTCAGGCCGTGAATTGGCTAACTTTAAAGCAAAATCTGCTTCACTTCTTGCACTATTAAAAATGTCTGATGGATCACATCTTGTTAAACGTTAA
- the tyrS gene encoding tyrosine--tRNA ligase, protein MMNEVSVYSELKRGCEEILPEQELEKKLQKSQPLIIKAGFDPTAPDLHLGHTVLLNKLRQFQLFGHKVIFLIGDFTARIGDPTGKNVTRMPLDEKAVVENAKTYQQQVFKILDPEKTTIAFNSQWLGNMSAADLIRLAATHTVARMLERDDFNKRYTSEQPIAIHEFLYPLVQGYDSVVLKADVELGGTDQKFNLLMGRELQKHYGQEPQVIMMTPLIEGLDGVKKMSKSLNNYIGISEPAEMMFGKIMSISDELMWRYIDLLSFKSGAEIAAVKKAVNEGLNPRDVKIDFAKEIITRFHDISEAEKAHQAFIERFQKGEIPDDIAEQTIVCSEPIGIAQLLKQLDLTKSTSEAIRLTGQGAVKLDGERVTDAFMTLPAGQTHIIQVGKRRIAKVHLQKTD, encoded by the coding sequence ATGATGAATGAAGTCTCAGTATATTCTGAATTAAAACGGGGTTGTGAAGAGATCCTTCCAGAGCAAGAATTAGAAAAAAAATTACAGAAATCACAGCCTTTAATTATTAAAGCTGGTTTCGATCCTACGGCACCCGATCTTCATTTAGGACATACAGTTCTTCTTAATAAATTACGGCAATTTCAGCTATTTGGCCACAAAGTAATTTTCTTGATTGGGGATTTCACCGCGCGAATTGGTGATCCAACAGGAAAAAATGTAACTCGTATGCCTTTAGATGAGAAAGCAGTTGTCGAAAATGCAAAAACTTATCAACAACAAGTTTTCAAAATTCTTGATCCTGAGAAAACGACAATTGCATTTAATTCTCAATGGCTGGGTAATATGAGTGCAGCCGATCTTATTCGTCTGGCTGCTACCCATACAGTAGCAAGAATGCTTGAGAGAGATGATTTCAATAAACGCTATACGTCAGAACAGCCTATTGCAATCCATGAATTTCTTTATCCTCTTGTGCAGGGTTATGACTCAGTTGTACTTAAGGCAGATGTTGAACTGGGAGGTACGGATCAAAAATTTAATTTACTAATGGGAAGAGAGCTGCAAAAACATTATGGTCAAGAACCCCAAGTGATTATGATGACACCTCTAATTGAAGGATTAGATGGCGTCAAAAAAATGTCTAAATCATTAAATAATTATATAGGTATAAGTGAGCCTGCAGAGATGATGTTTGGTAAAATTATGTCAATCTCTGATGAATTAATGTGGCGCTATATTGATTTATTAAGTTTTAAATCTGGTGCTGAGATTGCTGCTGTTAAAAAAGCTGTGAATGAAGGATTAAATCCTCGTGACGTAAAAATTGACTTTGCAAAAGAAATAATTACCCGTTTCCATGATATAAGTGAAGCTGAGAAAGCACACCAAGCATTTATTGAACGTTTTCAAAAGGGTGAAATTCCTGATGACATCGCTGAGCAAACGATTGTATGCTCAGAGCCAATTGGTATTGCGCAACTTCTTAAACAACTTGATTTGACAAAAAGCACTTCTGAAGCTATAAGATTAACTGGTCAAGGTGCAGTTAAACTTGATGGTGAGCGGGTAACCGACGCCTTTATGACACTCCCTGCTGGTCAAACTCATATTATTCAAGTTGGAAAACGTCGCATTGCAAAGGTGCATTTGCAAAAAACAGACTGA
- a CDS encoding PQ-loop domain-containing transporter: MMELFVNVVCYFGLLCGALRVLPQTYKTLRTKEISNISLSFFSCHFFAGICGLIYELITITSFSIAHFLFFCMVILTNAIQITYTLYLQYSGKNNLSVDLGK; encoded by the coding sequence ATGATGGAATTATTCGTTAACGTCGTCTGCTATTTCGGTCTTCTTTGTGGAGCACTGCGGGTTTTGCCACAAACCTATAAGACCTTGCGCACCAAAGAAATCAGCAATATTTCTTTATCCTTTTTTAGTTGTCATTTCTTTGCAGGCATTTGCGGGCTTATCTATGAACTCATCACCATAACTTCATTTAGCATCGCCCATTTTCTTTTTTTCTGTATGGTTATTCTAACCAATGCAATACAAATTACTTACACCTTATATTTGCAATATTCTGGTAAAAATAATTTGAGCGTAGATTTGGGAAAGTAA
- a CDS encoding PQ-loop domain-containing transporter encodes MIANLMLLIATILLMVSFIPFIRKILRNKNSKGVSLTMMILGILQSLSFILHDIYFERYMMIIPFAVITIFFITLSVFTIKYR; translated from the coding sequence ATGATTGCAAACCTCATGCTTCTTATTGCAACCATACTTTTAATGGTTTCATTTATTCCGTTTATAAGGAAAATACTGCGCAACAAAAATTCAAAAGGGGTTTCCTTAACGATGATGATATTAGGAATATTACAATCGCTATCCTTTATCTTGCATGACATTTATTTTGAAAGGTACATGATGATAATCCCCTTTGCTGTAATTACTATTTTCTTCATTACACTTAGCGTTTTTACCATAAAATACCGGTGA
- a CDS encoding gamma carbonic anhydrase family protein, with protein sequence MHNVRTFENKHPVLGNSVYIDPQATVIGDVYLGDDVSVWPMAVIRGDVNSITIGNACSIQDGAVLHVTHDGPYTPGGKPLILGNGITIGHKAVLHACTLEDYCLIGMNALILDAVHIEHHVMVAAGSLVPPGKRLQSGYLYLGNPARAVRALTPDELANLEYSAAHYVRLKNRYLSL encoded by the coding sequence ATGCATAACGTTCGAACATTTGAAAATAAACATCCCGTTCTTGGCAATAGCGTCTATATTGATCCTCAAGCAACCGTTATTGGTGATGTTTACCTTGGAGATGATGTATCTGTCTGGCCAATGGCCGTCATTCGCGGTGATGTAAATTCCATAACTATCGGGAATGCTTGCAGCATTCAAGATGGTGCAGTTCTACATGTTACTCATGATGGTCCTTATACCCCAGGAGGAAAACCACTTATTCTTGGTAATGGCATTACCATTGGCCATAAGGCTGTTTTGCATGCTTGCACTCTAGAAGATTATTGTTTAATTGGCATGAATGCCCTTATTTTGGATGCAGTACACATTGAACATCATGTTATGGTTGCCGCCGGCAGCCTGGTTCCTCCCGGCAAACGCTTACAAAGTGGTTATTTATATCTTGGCAATCCCGCTCGTGCGGTTAGGGCATTAACCCCAGATGAATTAGCTAACTTAGAATATTCTGCAGCCCATTACGTACGTTTAAAAAATAGGTATTTATCGCTGTAA
- the gorA gene encoding glutathione-disulfide reductase: protein MKFDLLVLGGGSGGIASAVRAARHGANVAVVEESYLGGTCVNLGCVPKKVMFNASIVADIIRKSPDYGFNPTEVILDWSLLVAKRNAYIEKLREIYAKRFSDNMMTYLHGKGVFVDAKTIDVNGKKYQADHIIIATGGEPILPHDLLGVEYAIDSDGFFSLAARPNKVAVIGSGYIGVELAGLLHALGAETHLLVRGDRPLTRFDSMLGETLLEIMRQQGLNVHLNHHADSIILQDDNRKAIKCHSGSVISDLDTVIAAVGRAPRTFDLNLDAVGIVKDTRGLIHVDAYQNTSVPGVYAIGDVTDAPALTPVAIAAGRKLSDRLFGGQKDAHLNYENICSVVFSHPPIGSVGLSEEEALAKFGKDQLKIYKTRFNPMFDALSEEKTPTAMKLVTVGSDEKIVGLHVIGYGADEMLQGFGVAVKMGALKRDFDNTVAIHPTSAEELVTMV from the coding sequence ATGAAATTTGATCTGCTTGTTTTAGGTGGGGGCAGTGGCGGCATTGCAAGCGCAGTACGTGCTGCGCGTCATGGAGCGAATGTGGCTGTTGTTGAAGAAAGCTACTTAGGAGGAACCTGCGTTAACCTTGGGTGTGTTCCCAAAAAAGTCATGTTCAACGCATCTATAGTGGCAGACATAATCAGGAAGTCACCTGATTACGGCTTTAATCCCACCGAAGTAATACTTGATTGGTCCCTCTTAGTCGCTAAACGTAATGCTTATATAGAAAAATTACGTGAAATTTATGCCAAGCGGTTTAGTGACAATATGATGACTTATCTCCATGGTAAGGGGGTCTTTGTTGATGCTAAAACAATTGACGTCAATGGTAAAAAATATCAGGCTGACCACATTATTATTGCAACCGGCGGTGAGCCGATACTTCCCCATGATCTGCTCGGTGTCGAGTATGCGATAGACTCCGATGGCTTTTTTTCTCTGGCAGCAAGACCCAATAAAGTCGCAGTCATTGGCAGCGGCTATATTGGTGTTGAACTGGCTGGTTTACTGCATGCTTTAGGAGCAGAAACCCATCTGCTTGTTCGTGGAGATAGACCCCTCACACGCTTTGATTCCATGCTGGGTGAAACACTGTTAGAGATCATGCGCCAACAAGGATTAAATGTTCATCTTAATCACCATGCCGATAGTATTATTTTGCAGGATGATAATCGTAAAGCAATTAAATGCCACAGCGGTTCTGTTATTTCTGATCTTGATACAGTAATAGCAGCAGTAGGACGAGCTCCGCGCACTTTTGATTTAAATTTAGATGCTGTTGGCATCGTCAAAGATACACGCGGGCTTATTCATGTTGATGCTTACCAAAACACTTCTGTCCCTGGTGTTTACGCCATTGGCGATGTAACCGATGCGCCTGCTTTAACACCAGTAGCTATCGCTGCTGGACGCAAACTGTCGGACAGACTTTTTGGTGGCCAGAAAGATGCTCATTTGAATTATGAAAATATTTGCTCTGTTGTTTTTAGTCATCCTCCTATTGGCTCCGTTGGTTTAAGTGAAGAAGAAGCGCTTGCGAAATTCGGTAAAGATCAGTTGAAAATTTATAAGACACGCTTTAATCCAATGTTCGACGCTTTAAGCGAGGAAAAAACCCCCACAGCCATGAAATTAGTAACTGTAGGTAGCGATGAAAAAATAGTTGGTTTGCATGTGATTGGCTATGGTGCTGATGAAATGCTGCAGGGTTTTGGGGTTGCTGTTAAAATGGGGGCTCTTAAACGCGATTTTGATAATACTGTTGCCATCCATCCAACTAGCGCAGAAGAATTAGTAACCATGGTGTAA